In the Zingiber officinale cultivar Zhangliang chromosome 5A, Zo_v1.1, whole genome shotgun sequence genome, atatcGTTGCTGTGAGGTCACCACGTGCCTCAGCTTCTTGTTCATGTTGAGTAAATGCATGCTTACTAAATCTCATTTTTATAATGAAGCAAAACATTCAAGGCTATATTTTCACAAATGCAAGTTAGGAAATTAGGTTTTAGTGGCATAATAAAGAGAGTAGAGATACAGCTTGAAATTTTGCGATTACACGATATATAACAGCAGCAgcagaagaaggaagaaggaaggaagCATTTCCTTGACTTGCACTTGCACCTTGTTCAGTGTCAAGGTTTTATATGGATGAATAAACTTCCAAGTGCAAATAAATCACCGCGGCTGTCTGGAGCAATTCTTTATGCACCGGAAGCATAAAGACGTGTCCATTCTTTTGCTGCATTATCCAGTCAATCGGTGAGAGTCAGGGTGGTGAGGAGCTTAAAATGGATGAGTTCAATCACTGAGGCCGTGAATGAAAGAATACCTGTTTCCACAGCTTCTGCTTCGTTCGACTTCCAGTGCTTGGCGATGTTCTCTGAGAGAGGGTCATCTGGATTTGGGGCACTAAGAAGAGCCTGAATGCTGAGGGGGAAAAGTAGTAAAGTGCAGTGTCACTAGAGAAATGAACTtaagaaattattatttttcaaggAAATAAGAAAGCAACTATCAATTTGTGGAAATAAGAAAGCAACTACCTTGTGATCACATTATAGTCCATGAATGCAGGGAGAATAGATATTGAGATAGAGGTAGGAAGAAATCCAAGCTCAAAAGGCAATAACTTTGACCATTGAGTTTTACAAAGAACAATAAAAACTCCATTTTGGAGATAAGCAATAATAAAGTACTTCTCATAACCTTGTTTTTCAATAAAAACATAAGTGGATTCGGTAATTGTTTGTTTAGATTATTTTGATTTGCTTACGAGGCTGCATCATCcaaaatgaaaaaagaaaaaatgtcACACCCTTTCATGGGTTAAGAAGGTTCAGTATCAACAGATAATGACTGCTAATAAAACAAAACATGTCACCTGAGCAGTACTGTTCTGATTTGGAGGGCTGGACTCCATTTGTCCTTCAGGATGTCAAGGCATATTCTTCCAAGCTGAATGTCGAACCCATTATATTAGATATGCATTTcatataaaaagtcaaaatacaaggtAGAGCATCTTGCCTTGTCAATATTTGGGTGGTATATTTTGGTGAGAAAGCGGACCTGTTCTAGATACAGTTTATAAAAATTAATGACCAATGTAAATAAGAACTATTGTtattcaactttttaaatcaaAAGGTGAAGAGGAACAAAGCTCTAAAGATGAATATGAGTGACTAAAATGAAAATGGTAGCTCGGTGATCTACTCCATGATATCTTCCATAAGTGATAAAGAAGTTCACACTTTGCCTTGCTGTTTCTAGAGATAGATGTCCAACTAGTTAACACTAGGACACTTCGAGAAAATATGTTTTTTATTTGATGAAATTGAAGCCTCAAATGGTAAAGCAATTCAGAGtctatataatttattaattatatttttcgCAAGTTTATTGTAGACAAAATAGAATATATTGAGCCTGCTAGAATTCAGTTTAGTAAGAAATTATAGCTGTTCTCTACAACTAGGTTCAAAAGACAAATGAAAttatcattattttcttattctaatACATAATGCCAATATTGTCTATTTGTCTTGTTAATTTCAATTAGCTCATATCTGCAAATTTCCTGGCGCACTAAAAACACAGGAAATTAGTATTAGAAAGCTACCAGATAGACACTCAAAGGGTTTTAATCCTCTGCTTCCCAGAGTTTGGAGTAGAAATGAGCTGGTACTCAATTGGTAGAATTTGGACAAAAGCGACAGTCTCATGGAGATTGTCAGTCAGAGTAACAAACCATTAATAGTTCATTTATGACTTCATGATCATAATCAAGATGAGTTCTGAGAAATATATTAATTCTGAATGCAACAAAGatagagaaagaaagaaaaatgaagaTGATAGAAAAAGAACTTGCAATGCATTCTGCATTTTGTAACTATAGGTGCTACAATTACCCTCCTCCCTAATACAAGAGGCTTGTCAACAGATGAACTAATTGCTAAAATGAATAATATCCTTCCAATCACAACTGATAGAAGGATAAAAGGAAACACAAGGCAATTCTAAATTCCAAGAAAATAAGGCCCTCTAAACATTCATGAAAAAGGTTTGGTGAAGACAGAATGGCAAACCAAAATACCAGAATGGAAAAAGTACCCATTCTCCAATTGGAGAACTTAAAGCTAATCCTACTTAGTTATATGTTTGCAAGCAAAATTGTTTCATTGCCTAAATTCAGAAATTCACCCACTTCAATCTACAAAGACAAAACCATTGGGGAGAACATTTGAAACCATGGTAATGCAGCATTTCTTAAGGCATATTGATATATTATACATTATACTGACTGCTGAGAATTACAAATTTGTCCATATGGGTTACTGGTTCCACTGTGAATAATACAACAGACTAAACCAACTGAATGGCTAAAAATTTGATAACATTTGTCCCTAAGTACCAGAGCCAGATCTCTACCTGAGTCATGAAGGGCATGAGAGTGTGTTGAAGCTATGATGTACCCTCACAGTCTTACATAATGTGGACAAATGAGGTAGTCAATGGTATCTGTATATTAAGACACTCCTTCCCAATTGACAATTCACTTTGTCTATTGGAACATGCCCCCCTACCCCCCTCGTGTTGCCTCCACCTTCTTCTCTAGCCTCATCAATACACAAGTCAAAGCTAAGCTCGAGGTCCCATAGGCCAAGGTTGTGTAGCTTGCCTCAATTAAGTAATGGTAGAAAGACAGTGGACACACACATCCAGGAGGAGCTCCATAATGCGACGAGGCTCACAATGCTCTTTGCCTGACCAAGCAATGATTGACACACATGGAATTGCCCCAATTTTAATCGCTCACATGAACCACAAAATTCACCATTTTCtgagaaaaaaaaatccacaATAAATTTCTAGAAGCAATGTAAACTTGGCAGACAATCAAAACGACCCCTAATTACCTATATCATTAAAAGAGTGCGCCATTTTTAAAACTTAACAGAACAACGTTCCACCCATAATTTGATAGCTGAAATTTCCCTTTGCGCTCCACTTTGGAGTAGCTTTGACCCAACTTTGGTCAAAACTGCTCCACCTTAGAGTAGCTCTGACCCAACTTTCGTCAAAGTTGCTCTACCTTGGAGAAGCTGTGGTCAAAGCTACATCACCCACACTATTTTAAGAGCACAAGCAACTTTGGTCAAAGCTGCTCTAAGGTGGAGCTCAGAGGGGTATTTCAGAATCAAATTATGAATGGGGcgttattttgataaattttgaaaaaggaaTGCCCTTTGACGATATGGATAAAAAAGGGCACCCTTTTGATTTTATGCCAGTAAACGTTTTCTAGCCCTTTTCCTTCCACTCCAAGAAACAAAGGAAAAACTTAATTCTAACATTAGACTAAAAAGCAAAAACACATTAATTTCTTGGATGCAATTCTCATACAAGCAAATCCTACCTTTGAGTATTTACACATCACAATCAGAGACCTAATCAAGGTGCAAAAAGTTGGAATCTGTAGAAGCTGATCGAGGTTCTAAACCTTTAGTAAAATAGTATGAAAAGGATGATAAGGTGTAAAACCAACATGGGTCTGACATACATGTCCCCACTACTTCTGACCAATTTGAATCTGCCATAAACTTAAGGAGAATTAAAGAGATGGTGACAATTTTGGGCAAGTAATTGAACTAAAAAATGAACCACATATATTGTATGCTAACTCTCAGCAGAACAAAAGAGTAATATCAGAGATAATCAAATTAATCCTAAATATCTTCC is a window encoding:
- the LOC121981598 gene encoding ubiquitin-conjugating enzyme E2 35; translated protein: MANSNLPRRIIKETQRLLSEPAPGISASPSEDNMRYFNVMILGPTQSPYEGGVFKLELFLPEEYPMAAPKVRFLTKIYHPNIDKLGRICLDILKDKWSPALQIRTVLLSIQALLSAPNPDDPLSENIAKHWKSNEAEAVETAKEWTRLYASGA